Within Citrus sinensis cultivar Valencia sweet orange chromosome 1, DVS_A1.0, whole genome shotgun sequence, the genomic segment TTCCTGCAGTCTGAGGATTAGCCGGTTAGCACATTCTGTAAATATTTCCGGGAATAGACTAAATAGTACGTTATTGTATTACTGTTGAATGCTACCTGAACTTCAGTAGCTTCATCGTTTTTGCTGTATAATAACAATACTTATCGAATTGGTTCAATAAATGCATAGTATGTCACAGTAATGAATTTGCTCCTCTTGTAATTGTAAAGTTTCGTGTAGCTCAAATCTTTATGGGTGTGACGGTGTCTCCAAGCTCCCATGTATTAAGCAgttacttatattattatctatCATTCTATATAACATTTTGTGACGGTGTCACgttatttagattttgttttatgtaAAATGCTAAAGAGAATGTGACACTAAAATAAGTCAGAAGAACtcccacaaaaataaaataatccaGAGTCATCTACTGGTAATTTCATATTCTTTTAGACTcacaagaaaaaagagaaaaaatctATCAGGGGAAAAACTGCAGTTCGTGGACTAATTTAAAGCGGAGTCAGGAAAGGGGgggtttatatataaaatctaaaacaaaaggccctattggttatttttcttaaaccaGTTAAGTAACAAAATGGGGTGTCACTGCAGCACTAGCAGCTTACATAATCCAGAGagaaaaagggcaaaaaaaataaaaaatagaactaTGTAGAAGCAAGCATCTTAAATTTATTCGTTTCTCGTCTCTTCCGTTTCACTGGGTTAGTCCATGGATTTGATAAACTGattatttctctcaaaatCTTATTCGGACCGACACGTGAAAAATAatcctgatttttttttcttccaaatctAAGAATCTGCCTACTTTGTATGAAATCAGAAGTTATTTTGCCGCCATCGAATTAATCCTCACTATTTGTATTACACTCTGTTGGTAGGCAGATAGATGCAGTACATTCGTGCGGGAAAAGCAGCAACCGATATATTCtggaaatcaaaattttcgaTTTTATACGAGAGTTATTTGTCGTCAGTGCTGTCGCGTtttagattaatattttaaccaTTAACAAGATCTTCATCTCATTACATATCAAGGTATGTGGCTCGAGTTTTTCTCAATTGAGGTCctccttttaattattaattgcaaATGTGAGTTTGAAATTCTGATCACTAGGAGCATGCCTCATAAAGTTAATTACGAAGACTATGATTACGGCGACTACTACGAGTATGAAGATTATGATGACTACGACTACGATGTAGAAGATAACGGTTAGAACACCATTTTGCACTCAAGACTCCCTTTTTCGTTGTTATTTGTGAATTCTATGTCGCATAATCAGTTTTCGTATATTGAGATAGGAAATAAGATTCTTAGGGTATGTTTGGGATTTGAGGTGTTGTCGATATTCATCCGAACTGTTGAGGAATGGAATCACTAGCTATCAATAAGTAACTGGGTAGTCGTTAACCATTAGTGGAGTAAAATAGTGTATTTATTAAGCACTTTAGCTGTTGTGTGTTGCAAATTAAAGATAGCCTTTCGCCCCTTTTATCAATGGCTGTAAATTTGTGTTGAAgaattcttcttcttatattttatgtagTTGTCATACGAATAAAGCTATGAGGACTCTCTGATTTGAATGCTCTTTATGTAATTGACTTGATGACCCTTATGTTGAAACAGGGGAAGCACCCACACCTGCATCTGAGTCTAAGCAAGAAACTTCCAAGCCCAGGGTTTGGAGTTGTGCTATTTGCACTTATGATAATGAAGAGGGCATGTCTGTATGTGATATATGTGGAGTTCTTCGTACACCTTTGGTTAATAACAATAGGAAAACAGGTATTTGTCAATGACCTTGTACTCTCGTAGTTTCTATTTATCCAAACTCGGACTAGTAATTATAGTAAAGATTGAACGTCATTTCCTTATCCTCATCcctttagaaaaattaagaaatattcaTGTTAGTCATGGTTGTGGGCATCAGCTCTTAtgttttgctttattttcttttaacatcATCAACTAGTCAGCTTGCATTTTTTTAAGGTTATGTCATCTTTTTTAGGGGACTTGTTATACAATTTTGCTTTCTAGTTGGTTGTTCCTTTATATAGAGTAGATCTGTTTCATGCAGCTGGCGGCATATGCAAAGATTCTGGAGCATCCGTAATGGCCAAGTCTCTTTTTGCATCATTGCCGCCACGGACGCCGAAAAAGGCTGTAGTAATTCAACGGCAGAATGATGGTTCTTTGATGGAAGAGGGCAATAACTGCCACAAGCTTGGGAATACCAAAGGAAAATTTCATGAATTCCATGAGGCTTTTAGTTCCCATAGccattccaaatttaataTAGGTCTGCACATGTTCTAGGATAGGGCGTAGATCtgtaatttattgaaatttaatgtCAATTTTGGTTTTAGTATCATGCTTGGAGTAGTGCTACATTTTTGTGTTTCATGTTTGGAGAATTTTATTTGCTTCTTGAAACTGGTTGTagatttaaatatatgtattctAATTTCAAGCTTTACATATCTTGATGGTGCAGCCCCTTTCAAGTTTGATGTTCCATCACCTGATGATTTGGTTTCTAATGGATTGCACTCCTCCAAAACAGGTTCAAAAGGTATCCTACTGACATGCTTAAATTATTGTAGAAATCAATTTCTAAGTACATTAATGCAATTTTTAGACAACTAGGGAATTGGAGGGTGTTTTCTTTGCATGTGATTTCATTGATCTTGGCACAGTCTAGCAGCACTAtactctatttttttctttttttttggttgagttTTTTGTTAATGTCtatgcaatttaatttgtacttcCATAGATCAAATGCATTTTTGATGAGATAATTTTCTCAATGTTTGTCTTTTCGATTTAAACTCATCTTGTTTCTGTACTGGCTTTATCTTGTAGGAAATTTTTTGGACTTAAAATCTTCTAGAGTTTCCTCAAGCGTCTCTGAAAAAAATGGCTCTGTTAATACAAGATCCAGTGCTAAAAAGTCTGATATTGCAAATGTGTTGATGCCAAAAGACAAGCAAGATAGCGTGGATGAGAGAAATAGCTTGAAGAATGAAGTACGTGCAAGTTCTAGAATTTCTGACAGCTCTTCTGTAGTAATGGCAAAAGATAGACTAGGCACTATTGATGAGGGAAATTGCTCGAACCACGGTACAGTGGATGATAGCATTAGTTCTTCAGTCGATGGGACTGAATCAAGTAGTCATACTGGTAATTTGACCAGTAATATGAAGAACATGTCGTCGACTGCTAAATCTGGAAATTCAACCAATGTAAGTGccagaaaaacaaattcacaTACTCAGTATAAACCTGAAAAGTGGATGCTCCCAGACAAAAAAGGAGATAGAATGACTCAACTAAATCTTGCAATAGTAAGTCTACGTCTGAATTTTAGTCTTATCacataagaaataaagcttttaatttttttttttaaatccataTCTACAAtgcttatttgttttcttgtcaTTTTAGGTTGGCCATGTTGATTCGGGAAAATCAACTCTCTCAGGTAGACTGTTGTTTCTTCTTGGACGAATAACCCAAAAACAAATGcacaaatatgaaaaagagGCCAAATTGCAGGTACCTCACTGTGATTTTGTGTCTTTGTGTAAAATATTTGCCTGCATTTGTGCCGTGAGTTCTTGTTTTTGTTAGATTGATGTGTTGTTTGTAATAACCAGGGCAAAGGATCATTTGCTTATGCTTGGGCATTAGATGAGAGTGCTGAAGAGAGGGAACGGGGAATAACTATGACTGTGGCTGTTGCGTATTTTGATTCCAAAAATTATCATGTTGTTGTGCTAGACTCACCAGGTCATAAGGATTTTGTCCCAAACATGATTTCTGGAGCAACACAATCCGATGCTGCAATTCTTGTTATAGATGCTTCAGTTGGTTCATTTGAAGTTGGTATGAACACTGCCAAGGGGCTGACAAGGGAGCATGCACAACTGATCAGAAGTTTTGGTGTTGATCAACTTATTGTGGCAGTTAACAAAATGGATGCTGTACAATACTCTAAAGATCGGTTTGATTCAATAAAAGTACAACTTGGAACTTTTCTTCGTTCCTGTGGTTTCAAGGACGCTTCTCTGACATGGATTCCATTAAGTGCcctagaaaatcaaaatttggtGACCGCTCCTGATGATGGTAGGCTGTTATCTTGgtgagtgttttttttttaaaaaaaaatatatatataatgatctTTCTGTAGTAATACAATTGTTATGGGTAATAGCTTCCTCCAAGAAATTACAATGTTGCTATTATGGATAAATTTTCATTAGGTAAATTTGAATTGGTAATTGTGATGCAGGTATAAGGGGCCCTGTCTATTGGATGCAATTGATTCCTTACGGCCTCCTCCTAGAGAATTTTCGAAGCCTCTACTTATGCCCATATGTGACGTTCTTAAATCACAGCACGGGCAGGTGTCTGCCTGTGGCAAATTGGAGGCTGGAGCTCTTCGAAGTGGATTGAAGGTATGCAATTTTTTGACTCGCTTTCAACACTGAATGGAATGTGAATGCCTGCCTGTGTTTCTGTGATAGATCCTtgataatagaatttttatagataatatATGAACTATTTTGCTCTATGCTGGATAGTATGACGTGTGTGTTGCAGGTTTTAGTCTTGCCATCTGGAGAGGTAGGCACTGTGCATTCCATAGAACGAGACTCCCAGTCTTGTTCCGTTGCCAGAGCTGGAGACAATATAGCTGTGAGTCTGCAAGGTATTGATGTAAGTCGTGTTATGTCTG encodes:
- the LOC102609501 gene encoding uncharacterized protein LOC102609501 isoform X3, with translation MPHKVNYEDYDYGDYYEYEDYDDYDYDVEDNGEAPTPASESKQETSKPRVWSCAICTYDNEEGMSVCDICGVLRTPLVNNNRKTAPFKFDVPSPDDLVSNGLHSSKTGSKGNFLDLKSSRVSSSVSEKNGSVNTRSSAKKSDIANVLMPKDKQDSVDERNSLKNEVRASSRISDSSSVVMAKDRLGTIDEGNCSNHGTVDDSISSSVDGTESSSHTGNLTSNMKNMSSTAKSGNSTNVSARKTNSHTQYKPEKWMLPDKKGDRMTQLNLAIVGHVDSGKSTLSGRLLFLLGRITQKQMHKYEKEAKLQGKGSFAYAWALDESAEERERGITMTVAVAYFDSKNYHVVVLDSPGHKDFVPNMISGATQSDAAILVIDASVGSFEVGMNTAKGLTREHAQLIRSFGVDQLIVAVNKMDAVQYSKDRFDSIKVQLGTFLRSCGFKDASLTWIPLSALENQNLVTAPDDGRLLSWYKGPCLLDAIDSLRPPPREFSKPLLMPICDVLKSQHGQVSACGKLEAGALRSGLKVLVLPSGEVGTVHSIERDSQSCSVARAGDNIAVSLQGIDVSRVMSGGVLCHPDFPVAIATHLELKVLVLDFAPPILIGSQLECHIHHAKEAARIVKITSLLDTKTGKVTKKSPRCLTAKQSAIVEVALQEPVCVEEFSNCRALGRAFLRSSGRTIAVGIVTRIIEDQQ
- the LOC102609501 gene encoding uncharacterized protein LOC102609501 isoform X2, with translation MPHKVNYEDYDYGDYYEYEDYDDYDYDVEDNGEAPTPASESKQETSKPRVWSCAICTYDNEEGMSVCDICGVLRTPLVNNNRKTAGGICKDSGASVMAKSLFASLPPRTPKKAVVIQRQNDGSLMEEGNNCHKLGNTKGKFHEFHEAFSSHSHSKFNIAPFKFDVPSPDDLVSNGLHSSKTGSKGNFLDLKSSRVSSSVSEKNGSVNTRSSAKKSDIANVLMPKDKQDSVDERNSLKNEVRASSRISDSSSVVMAKDRLGTIDEGNCSNHGTVDDSISSSVDGTESSSHTGNLTSNMKNMSSTAKSGNSTNVSARKTNSHTQYKPEKWMLPDKKGDRMTQLNLAIVGHVDSGKSTLSGRLLFLLGRITQKQMHKYEKEAKLQGKGSFAYAWALDESAEERERGITMTVAVAYFDSKNYHVVVLDSPGHKDFVPNMISGATQSDAAILVIDASVGSFEVGMNTAKGLTREHAQLIRSFGVDQLIVAVNKMDAVQYSKDRFDSIKVQLGTFLRSCGFKDASLTWIPLSALENQNLVTAPDDGRLLSWYKGPCLLDAIDSLRPPPREFSKPLLMPICDVLKSQHGQVSACGKLEAGALRSGLKVLVLPSGEVGTVHSIERDSQSCSVARAGDNIAVSLQGIDVSRVMSGGVLCHPDFPVAIATHLELKVLVLDFAPPILIGSQLECHIHHAKEAARIVKITSLLDTKTGKVTKKSPRCLTAKQSAIVEVALQEPVCVEEFSNCRALGRAFLRSSGRTIAVGIVTRIIEDQQ
- the LOC102609501 gene encoding uncharacterized protein LOC102609501 isoform X1 yields the protein MPHKVNYEDYDYGDYYEYEDYDDYDYDVEDNGEAPTPASESKQETSKPRVWSCAICTYDNEEGMSVCDICGVLRTPLVNNNRKTDLFHAAGGICKDSGASVMAKSLFASLPPRTPKKAVVIQRQNDGSLMEEGNNCHKLGNTKGKFHEFHEAFSSHSHSKFNIAPFKFDVPSPDDLVSNGLHSSKTGSKGNFLDLKSSRVSSSVSEKNGSVNTRSSAKKSDIANVLMPKDKQDSVDERNSLKNEVRASSRISDSSSVVMAKDRLGTIDEGNCSNHGTVDDSISSSVDGTESSSHTGNLTSNMKNMSSTAKSGNSTNVSARKTNSHTQYKPEKWMLPDKKGDRMTQLNLAIVGHVDSGKSTLSGRLLFLLGRITQKQMHKYEKEAKLQGKGSFAYAWALDESAEERERGITMTVAVAYFDSKNYHVVVLDSPGHKDFVPNMISGATQSDAAILVIDASVGSFEVGMNTAKGLTREHAQLIRSFGVDQLIVAVNKMDAVQYSKDRFDSIKVQLGTFLRSCGFKDASLTWIPLSALENQNLVTAPDDGRLLSWYKGPCLLDAIDSLRPPPREFSKPLLMPICDVLKSQHGQVSACGKLEAGALRSGLKVLVLPSGEVGTVHSIERDSQSCSVARAGDNIAVSLQGIDVSRVMSGGVLCHPDFPVAIATHLELKVLVLDFAPPILIGSQLECHIHHAKEAARIVKITSLLDTKTGKVTKKSPRCLTAKQSAIVEVALQEPVCVEEFSNCRALGRAFLRSSGRTIAVGIVTRIIEDQQ